The Phoenix dactylifera cultivar Barhee BC4 unplaced genomic scaffold, palm_55x_up_171113_PBpolish2nd_filt_p 000144F, whole genome shotgun sequence DNA segment AATCCACCCCGGCAGCAGAGACAACCtcaaccaaggtcgggatgccccgtgagtcgaccgtagagtctcaaactccctcgacctcgggaagcgtcgcaggtcgacagtgcgttcccaaaCCCCTCAACCTTGCGTACGATGCCTCAACAGAGTTCGGGATGCCCgtgagtcgaccgtagagtctcaaactttctcgacctcgggaagagtcgcaggtcgacagtgcgttcccagacccctcgaccttgcgcacgatgcCTCGACagagttcgggatgccccgtgagtcgaccatagagtctcaaactccctcgacctcggaaagcgtcgcaggtcgacagtgagttcccagacccctcgaccttgcgcatgATGCCTCGACagagttcgggatgccccgtgagtcgaccgtagagtctcaaactttctcgacctcgggaagcatcgcaggtcgacagtgcgttttcAGACCCCTCGATCTTGCGCACGATGCCTCGACagagttcgggatgccccgtgagtcgaccatagagtctcaaactccctcgacctcgaaaagcgccgcaggtcgacagtgcgttctcagacccctcgaccttgcgcacgatgcCTCGACAGAGTTCGGaatgccccgtgagtcgaccgtagagtctcaaacttcctcgacctcggaaagcgtcgcaggttgaCAAGTGCGCGCCCAGACCCCTCGGCATTGCGTACGATGCCTCAACagagttcgggatgccccgtgagtcgaccgtagagtctcaaactccctcgacctcggaaagcgtcgcaggtcgacggTGCGTTTCCGGACCCCTCGATCTTGCATATGATCCCTCGACTAAAGTCGGAATGCCGtgcgtcgaccgtagagtccaaaactccctcgacctcggaaagcgtcactAGGTCGAtagtgagcccaagctccctcggcctcCGTGCTCGgtacctcgaccaaggtcgggatgtccCGTGTGTCGATCGTAGAGTCCcaaaacttcctcgacctcggaaagcatcaCCAGGTCGGCAGCGAGCCCAAGCCCCCTCGACCTCTGAAAACCGGAGATAGAGCCTTTGCAGCCCCACGGGACATTCGACAACAACCCCGAAGCAACACCCGCGAACAGACGGCGGCGATGTCTCCTAATTCGTCGGTGTCCCCGAAACGGATCCCAAGCTTAAGAACACCTCCGAAAACCAGGAGGCAAGGCAGCCCGCTTCGACATGGGACGCCCGACATCAAAAAAAAGTAAGAGGTACATCCCACTTAGCACTTGCTCCATTACATCTACACACTTATGGATCGCTGGAGAGACCCTGATCGAGCTCGGGATTTTCcctgaccaaggtcgggatgccctccTGGATCGGCCCAAGGCCGGGTCCCATCAACCCCGTGCATACCTTCCTTATTTACGATCCCCATTTCAGCCCACACAAACCCCTCTGAATAAGAGCTCGGCCGAGCCCCAATTATCGAAAGATCAACGCCAGTCTCCAGTGACGACCTTGACCATGGACGCCCTGATCAAGCCCGAAAGGGCCAGGCACTCATCATAGATTCCAACCCTACTCGTTGGAACCTCGACTAAGCCCGAGACCAACGACCGTCAAGGCCCCGACGGCAACTCGACATTGGCTCGCGGTCTCCTTAGGGGCTGACCTTAGCACTTTTTGTAAACTTACGTCCGAAAAAGCCAAGCTTAAAGGACGTGGTCCGAATGCCCCAGGAGATAAACTTGGAGGTCTAACAAAACCCCTTTTGGGGTCCGAGGCCCGAGCCGGGTGTCCTGGAACTTCAGGAGCCAGGTTCAGCGGCCCGGCAGACTTCGAATCCGAGCCCAGAGACCTGGTGGAATTTCCTAAGATCTAAGCCCGACGTCAAAAAGATCGTTTTTATCGAACTTAAGCTCAATAATGTAGCGAGCATAATCCGAACTTAAGTCTACGAGCTTAACCGAGCTTGAACACTTGGATAGATCAGCCAGAAGGAAGAAAAACGAGTACAAACTGACAAAAAACGCTCTTTTATTAATGAAAACCCCGAAGGCTGAAGTACAAAACTGAAGGTCGGCCGAACAATAAGCttgaaggccgaccccacttacaacaaaaaaaaaaaagaaaggaaagaaagaaaggagaagccAAGTCCTAAGGAGCGGCGGCTGCACCAGTATCACCCTCAAGGTCATCGATCGCGGATAATCTGAGGGTCTTCGGCGAGTGCTGGCCCTAAACCCCCCTCGGCGACCTCAATCGGGGCCTCGTTAGTAGCCCCGGGAACCTCCTCGACGACTTCTTCGAAAGGAGCCTCCGACGTCGCCCGATTGGCCGTACCCGTCTCGGCCTCGGCGAGCTCCCCTTCGGCCATACCACCCTCGGCCTCGGCCAGCACCTCCTCAGCCGCAATGATTGCGGGGACCTCGGCCTCGACCTCATCACTTAGGCCCATTCTCGGCTGAAAGGTCGAGCTGAGGGCAATACCGGGCCATTTGCCTTCGGAAATTCTCGAACCTCCGAAGGAACCCGTCTACGATTTCCTCCTCCAGCATATCGCGGAACTCTTCTGACTCTTTGAAGAGTTCCACTGCGTTCTCAgctcgctcgagtgccctcTTCTCCCGGACCTTGAGCTGCTCGACCTTCAGGTGGAGAACTCCGCCCTCGTACTTATGGCCGGTGGCTTCAGAACGGGCCTCGGCAAGacgcgcctcggaggcgcgcaATTCCGACCTTGCCAGCGTGTGCTCGGCCCTCTCCTCTTCGAGCACGTCCGCCAACGCTAGCCGCCCGGCCTCGGTGGCCTCTCTCCACGCCTCGGCCTCCGCCAGTGCGGCCTCTAGCTCGACGACCTTCTTCTTGGCCGACTCTAGTTGTCCGTAGAGCCGCCGAGACTCTTTCTGGCATTCTGAGGCAATAAATACCAGGGCATCGATCTCATGAATGTGCTGCAGAAAAGAAATAATGGTAAGCAAAAATGAAGAAGGTATTGGTGACTAAGGACAAAATGAAAAGATGACTCACCCGAGTAGTGTTGCGGTAAGTCTCATCGATGACTTCCTCCAATGAGAGAGTCTTGAACTCGGCCTCGTCAGCCAGAAGCATTGCGCGGTGGAATACCGCCGCGCGCGACCTCGACATCCCGGAAAGCCGAGCTGTCCTCGCGAATGGGGGACTCTGGGTCGGCCGACCCCTctccccagcctcggaagaacTCGGCCCGGCCGAGCTCGTGACGACGGGACGAGGCGCCCTCGGAACCCCAGGGCCCCTGCTCGACTCAGGCCCCGAGCGTCGCAACTGGATGACCGGACGACCCGCCCGTTGGGAGATAGGGGTGGGGCAGGTCGGAgaagccgagctcgatgccccCAGGACCCGAACTCGCGTGCTCAGTGGGCGGAGCTCTCCTCCCGGTGGACCCCGAGGCTCCAGCCTCTGGACCCCTCACCTCGGCAGGGGCAGAAGGAGCGGCCGACTTGGCCTTCTTCCGGGGCTTAGGAATAGCCCCGCCGGCTTCGACTTCCCGCTTCTTCAATCGAGAGAAGAGGgacgtgttgctggtcggcatgtgggGAATGTCTGAAACAAAGGAATTCTTCTAAGTGTCAGCCCAACATCGGAAGGACAAAGGGAAGAAACAAGCAAGGTAAAAATCAAAGAATAAAGGAGCAGCACAactgcccttaccctcggggcgcgccgagctcaggccgactTCTGCCAGAGCTTCCTCGGTCAGAAGCTCGGTCGGGAGGATATCCTTCCCGAGGATTCGCAGGGCATCAAAAGCCCTCTGCTCCCTCACCGAAAGACTGTTGAGCCTATTTAGGGCCTTTAGCCCGGGATGCCCCCATCTCGGATCGAACCCCACGAGAGctcggaagaaagaaagaaaaatcctcccttccactcatgaattgaggaaggggcacctcggAAGAGCGACATACCGCTGCTCCAGGCAAAATACAACCATTCTACGTCCGCCGGGTTCGTTTTTAACATGAAACACCAGCGGAAGACGTTCACCGAGGTCGAGATCCCGTGCGCCAGGCAGAGAGATACAAACCCGACgatggtcctccatgagtttgGAGTAAGCTGCgctgggacgagctggtactccaCCAGCAGGTCATTCACAAACTCATGGAGCGagaaccgcaggccggcccagagcatATCAATATACACCCCGACCTGACCTGGCGGAGGTCTAGACACCCGACCTTCCGACCCGGCAACTTCGAGACGAAACCCAGGTCGGAAGAAAAATCGGGAACGGATCAAGTCTAGCTCCTCCTCAGTCACAGTGCACCCAACCTCACCGGGACCGAGacccattttagaagaaaagagaaaaaacagagaagaaaataagaaacaGTGGCGAAGAATGGGAAGGGAACAGAtacccaaagaaaagaaaaaagacttCTGAGCCAATGGGGAGAACGACCTACTGTGGGATCACCGGAAATTGTCTCTGGACGCCGCCGGGAAGACTCAGTCGCAAcccaagaagaaagagaagaaaacagTAGCAACAACAAGGAAGTAAGACCTCCTTAGGGTTAAGTCGggaggtttatatagaccctctcGATGGCCCAGATCGGCGAAGCTAAAACTCGACTCCCGCCTAGATCTTGCCACGTGTCGGCCCCAAAACCCGAAGCGACACATCTAACCTGGACCGACGCTTCGAATACGAAAACGAAAAGGCCCCTTTATCGGATCCCGAAACCCCATCATGAGCTCACCGCGCGAGGCAGCCTCAAAGGATGCAAGGACGTCGCCCTATCTCCCCTCATTAAAAACGCGATCGAAATGCGCGAAACACCGGAATAATTTAAGGCTTCCTAACCCCCACCGGCGCAACCAAAGCAGTTACTTCCCGCGTCCGAGCTTGCAAACGGCTCGAACtcagaagtcggggggtagtgttgggaaaAATAAGTTGTCTCGAAGCACGTGAGCATACCACCGGCACATGAtcgaaggcgcccgacctcagaaggcgcccgacctcagaaggcgcccgacctcggaaggCGCCTGACCTTAGAAGGTCCCGACCTTGGAAGGCGCCTGACCCTGGAAGGTCCTTTACCTCGAAGACCAGATCTCCCCGACCGCTTGCTGTGGTCATATCCTTCTGAAGCCCGACCAGGTACCATGCCCTGCCACCgccactcaaccattaaatgcgCATGGCCCCTGTGaacctccggctcactcaacagttAATGCGCACGGTCTCTGCAGTCCtccagcttactcaacaattaatgcacctAACCCCTGCTGTCTACGGATCCTCAGTCCTCCACGGCAAGTCAGCTCGGCCGCGTTTGGTCAGCCGCGACCACTCCCTGACACCGACCTCATCCTCTACGGCAAGGCATTAATTTGCATGATTGCGGACCAGTTTCTGCGACGTGCTCAGTTATACGGCAACCTgctcccatcacatcacaggtaacccagcacCCCACTATAAAAGGGAAATCCCTCTGCCATGAAAAGGGGGACCAAAAAACACGAAACAAAACTCTGGACAGATTGCTCCTGCTTGTATttcctctctgacttaagcatcggagggccggcgccggaaccaCCGACCACCGGCTTCTTTTTGCAGGCTACCAGGgagacgccgcccgccgacgggaCGCCACCTGAAGACCTTCGCCGGAGCCCTACTTCcccagccgacggccgcccccgggtccaatttccagcaacaagaaCTATAGCTACTAcctttattttgataaataataAGATGAATGGCGTCTCACAATTGGAGAAGATTACTCAACTTATTAAGCTTATATCTTGATTTGCAACATCTTTTAACTCCTGTAGTGAGACTATCTCCAACATCTGAACCATGGACGAAAGCCATAAAATTATGGTTTTGCAAAATATACTTTCGGAAATTGAGGACCAGATACACAAAGAGTATAAGTAGATGGAAGAATCACTGTTAGTGTTTGGAGTTATCGGAGGATAAAGAGAAGTATAACTACgtttcagaaaaaaaagaaagaagtataGCTACTACTTTTACTTTGATAAATGATGAGATAAAAGGATATTATATACAATTGGAAGGGAGGGTTACCTAACTCACTAAGCTTATATCTCTATTGATGTTACCTACCAACTCAAGCATAACCAACTTCTTTAGTGGAGATGTCTCTAATGCCTAAACTATAAATCGAGTAAGGAAATTTGGAGCTCCCATTATTCTCTTGTAGCGTTCAGGATCGTGCTTGTTTCTTGGGAGCCCTCATCATCTGACTTTCTTAAGATGAATTTCGACGATAGTGTTGGTGAGAAAGGAAGCAGTGGAGGTATCGGATTTGTTATTAGAGACCAAGATGCTAAACTGGCGGCGGCCGAGGGTCGGCGGATCTTTGACACGTCTATCGTCAGCGCCGAGTTCAGAGCTACATGAGAGGGCATCATCTATGCAAGGCTTGTGCTGGGTATGGATCGTATCCTTCTCGAGGAGGACTCAGCTACGGTGATCGAATGGGTTTGGGTTGGGGATGCGCTGCTGGGGGAAGGCCACTGCTCCATGACATTTACAGGATCATGGGAGTGTGGCTCCTATCGGGCTATATATGTCTACAGGAAAGTAAACGGTGCTGCTAACTAGGTTGCTTCCTTTGCGGCTCACCATTTTGGAGGTTTTATTTGAGCGAACCACGTGTTCGTGCCTGAGCTCttgtgtgattttttttttttctgattttgttagtTGCATTCATATCCATCACGTGTGAACCACcgttgttgaaaaaaaaaaacaaaaaagcggCCTGAACTAAGCTGTACAATGGACGTTTTGCAAAATGCACTTCCAAAAGCAGAGCATTTTCGTAGAATTTTATGTAATTTATCCAATATCAAGACTATGTAATtattaccaaaaagaaaagattgtaAAACAATTAGTCATTAGTTCTATCTCAGGGACAGTTTTGTCCGACTAATTGAAAATTAgcaggtaagaattaaaaaagaactattttgagattggaTTAGAATAGAGGGATCGATATGTCAAAATCCTCGTATGGTTTGCCGGTCAACCAAGGGTCTGACGATAAACCCTAGGAGGAGGAATCCGCGTCCATggcttcctcctctcttctccggcCTCTGTCCGCCGGCGCCCTTCCCCGGCCTGCCCTCCACTTCCGTCCTTCCTCCTTATCTTCCCGGCCCCAAACCCGCGGCCGCCGTCCTTCGTCTCTCGTCGCCAGGGCGAGAGGAAGGGAAACCCCTGCCTCGCAGCAGTCCAAGAACGCAAAGGAATCGAACCAGGCCGCCTCCACTTCCGCACCAGGAGGAGGggacgaggtggaggaggtggaggaggacctGCCCTGGATCCAGGAGAAGGCCCTCGATCTTGTGGAGTTCACCGGGACTGTGACCCAGGCCATCCCCGGGCCTCGCGTTGGCCAGAGCCCGCTGCCGTGGCTTCTCGCTGTGCCGCTGGCCTACGTTGGGCTCTCTTTCGTCATTGCCTTCGTCAAGACCGTTAGGAAGTTCACTTCGCCAAAGGCCAAGCGCAAGAGACTGGTACCAGTGGATTCTTGACTTATATCTGAACGGaagtttttttaatctttttaatagATTCTTTGTTGATGTTCTTCTCCTTACAATTCTCAAGTGGAAAGAAGGAATTTTTATGCTGATTTAGGGCTACTGTGTTATTGGTTATAAATTCAAGGGCAttgtttgcatatttatttaaaagAGATCTTTTTGTAGGTAAATAAGAATGCTTTCTTGTTGAAATCAATAGACGAGTTGTTTCAGAAGGGGAAGGATGAAGTGAACCATTCGGCTCTCAAAGGCCTTATGCAGAAGGTAATGTTAGCACTAAAGTGATGAGAATTATGTGCATTGAAACTGCTGGTCCACTTTATATGCTGTGTGGTTAACCAAATATACATGCCTGGATGATGAAAACAAAGAAGTAGCTTATTGCTAAGCAAGGGTTTCATGTAATGTAGAGATTATTATGGAATAACTTTGCCCCATTTGGGGCTATGTGCAAAATGAGATTTGAGAAAATTTTTCACTTGGTAACCTCAGGATTGCTGTTTCAAACTTTTGATCTTTTGATTTTCTTATGTAATCTAATTATCGTTAGTGTTGGCTTAGTTATGCACCAAGGCTGCTAAACTATATTTCGAGAGATGTTTATTAATTCCATTTAGTAGAGGGTCTCTCTTGACTGCATGCAACTGTATATAGGTAATATGGTTTAGTCATAAGATTGTATCTGCATATGCAGCCACATTCATCACATTTTAAAAAACACTAGTGGCTCTTCTTTGCAACAACTCTACAATAAGATAAGCCATTCTTCTAAGGATAAAGTAGGTCTTTCCTTTTGCACTAGCTGTTTCAGCCTTTTACCTAGGGTTTAGAGTTTCTGTCTTCCTTGCTTAATGGCTTAAACACCTTTCCTGAATTCTAACCCTGGTGGTACACTAATTCATTCTGGAAAGAAGTTTATATGGTTGTATCTTGTTGGCTTGTCCTTGTCTTATGGAACTATTGCTATTTACAATTTCAGTTCATTGTCACCGAATCCTTGCTtttgtcattcacaattttctttttctttttttggacaTTAGGAGGGGCTAATTCCCACCTTTTCTACCCTATACCCACCTTATGATTGGGAGTTGACTCTAACAGAAATCGAACCCCTGCCTCCTTGCCCAAGTGGCAAGGGGTTATACCATTTGAGCAAGTGCTTGGTGGTGGCATTTGCAAATGTTAAATTTGGTAGGACACAGTACAAGCCTTTCTTTAGtcattaaatcaaaaattttgttttcatttttccACTAGGTCTACTTTAGTACCAATACAACTCAATAATTGCTGTATGGAAAAATAGTTATTTCAAAGGAGAAGTTTACTCTTTATCATTTTATCATAAATGGGGATATAAAATATTTCAAGGCACCTGACAGTTGGTTTCTTCCTCATTTGCCATAATTCTTACCAACAAGATTTGCCCAATTTTTAAAGTCCATTTTGTAGATTTCTTATAGCTCACTATTCTTATTGTGTTTGATTTTTACTGTTTCAATATGTGCATACGTGTGTATCAGTATATCTATGTAGATATGTATCCAtattatgtgtatatatatgtatgcatatatatatatatatatatatatatatatatatatatatatatatatatatatatatatatatcatgtatACATGTATCTATGCATGTATGTGCATAAGTACATACTATGGATGAGAGATGATGTTAGGTTGATAATAGCTGTTTAACAAGAAATTCAAGCTGTATGTATAACACTCTTGAACATGTTTCAAAAATCACTTGAACAACAGTATGATCGATAATGTACTGTTCTAGTGCAAAACTGGCATTGATATGAGAGGGAAGCACAAATGGGATAGTTTGAACTAAATGCTGGGATGGAAGCACATGATCATATTTTTTGTTAATAGAAATTTTCAAAGTATCAAATGAAAGGTTATGGTCCATTTTTCTAAAAAGTGCCTAGCGTGTTTCTTATGTTTGCTCATATAGCATGCAATCTTTACTTTATTCTTTAGTCATCATGTTTGCTATGATACTTTTTAAGTGCTTTTTACAAAGACATTTAGTTGAACATCACCATCCCATCATGAAGGGTATAAAAGGAAATTGGTATGCAACTGGCTTGCAGCCAGTtccttttgtattttttttctattattttctgaAGTTTGACCAATCATCAAAAAAGTCAGATATAAAAAACTGAGATATAATCATAACCATTAAATCACTTGGACCCTTTGTGATTGTTGGGTTAGCATTTAGTGCTGACATGAGCTTGCTTACTCTCAGTCTTCTAGTCCTCTCGCTCGCTCCCTCTTGCTATTGGAGATCAAAGATCCCTTGCTGCAGCATTGCCACCTTCGCTGCCACCCGTCCATTGCTTGTTGCATCCTTGTCAAGTCTACTGCTGTCATAGGTCACTTTGTCCATTGTTTGGAATAGGACAAGGTCACTGGCTTTACAAGCGGTAGGACATGGCCTCAAGGGTTCTACTTAGGAGCAGGTGGTGCTGCTTGGCACAGCCAGTTCATCCATGTGGTGGGGGCAGTGGCAGAGGTGGTGGCAGCATGAGGAAACCTAAGCACGGCTATTGTGAGGAATTGCAGGGCTAAGAAGGTTGTGATCTACAATGATCGGTAGGATGAGATCATGCTTGTGATTAGTACCATTCAACACCAATTAAGGATGTGCAGGGA contains these protein-coding regions:
- the LOC103714791 gene encoding uncharacterized protein LOC103714791, translating into MASSSLLRPLSAGALPRPALHFRPSSLSSRPQTRGRRPSSLVARARGRETPASQQSKNAKESNQAASTSAPGGGDEVEEVEEDLPWIQEKALDLVEFTGTVTQAIPGPRVGQSPLPWLLAVPLAYVGLSFVIAFVKTVRKFTSPKAKRKRLVNKNAFLLKSIDELFQKGKDEVNHSALKGLMQKTDFSMEDILRKYIRYALNEKPFNPDMVGDLIHLRKASMLEDAQVAAVLNEVSRRIVKEKGPVVMDMSGFTEKGLKRKVAVQALFGKILYLSELPEFCSRDSSLIVKEIFGVTDEDADTLRIHTLSEVGDVESLEKMVDDSDAEDPKDGSLSAP